One genomic window of Anthonomus grandis grandis chromosome 3, icAntGran1.3, whole genome shotgun sequence includes the following:
- the LOC126734530 gene encoding uncharacterized protein LOC126734530, producing MHILAKMPVTAGDCGQDIPDTDGLLLSPPVTVEGREQSVEFPGLSAVTAYHQEFLNSRVSPPVEVQNQENRNDDNDEASSSSEPLVNVRKRLLMERNNATSTFDVTENAEKEKLTRKRKRDPSKWTRNVQKTLRMEGKEYRTQKGRPKKAKTVAEVKCRCHYKCNELFSNETRHDIFNEFYNIKSEESRWNFIAKHVQRIPKKRSYVVQKEGSRRKFTLVYKLTARHTQHQVCQNFFLKTLQISSKKVLTALDKSSAHGVVKPDQRGKKSPPQKKSEATKDIIRSHIKKLPLISSHYCRSTTKREYLPTGLSKNRIYLDYKDYCAELGVVPEKASFYKHIFTSEFNIGFHRPKKDQCDYCAEFTNKNDEEKIKMQDSMDAHLARKTEAREAKQIDKNRAKLDKSFLCFAVDMEKILLTPSLQVGKLYYTQKLKIFNFTVYNLGTAQAENFMWHEGVGTKGSSEIATCLWKLLNGYSPEVKEVTFYADTASGQNHNCINAAMFLRAVHLLPIEIINQKFMESGHSEMECDSVHSAIENRGNKIDIYTPEGWYTVARTAKTKQPFYNVTEMNYSDFLNFKSFSKSAILNKQKCTDGSNLNWLKIKWIQYRKEEPNKIFFKKRLDDSEFRSIEVKKASLRNGVSYLNAVIPNLYTTSIPIEKRKLTGLRKLCESDSIKSAYHGFYEGLRTTDEDQVESENDEN from the exons atgcaCATTTTAGCTAAAATGCCGGTTACTGCAGGAGATTGTGGGCAAGACATTCCCGATACCGATGGGTTATTATTATCGCCACCAGTAACAGTtgaag GCAGAGAACAAAGCGTTGAATTTCCGGGGCTGAGTGCAGTCACGGCTTACCATCAAGAATTTTTGAACAGTCGAGTATCACCACCAGTTGAAG tgcaaaatcaagaaaatcgaaACGACGATAACGACGAAGCATCTTCAAGTTCAGAACCGTTAGTAAATGTAAGAAAAAGGCTTTTGATGGAAAGAAACAATGCCACATCAACATTCGATGTCACCGAAAATGCAGAGAAGGAAAAGCTAACAAGAAAACGAAAACGTGACCCATCAAAATGGACCAGAAATGTCCAAAAAACTTTAAGAATGGAGGGAAAAGAATATCGGACACAGAAGGGAAGacctaaaaaagcaaaaacagtAGCAGAGGTAAAATGTAGATGTCATTACAAATGTAATGAACTTTTTTCCAATGAAACGCGACATgatatttttaacgaattttataatataaaaagcgaAGAGTCAAGGTGGAACTTTATTGCTAAACATGTTCAGCGTATCCCAAAGAAGCGTTCATACGTTGTACAAAAAGAGGGTAGTCGAAGAAAGTTTACCTTAGTATATAAACTTACTGCAAGACATACACAACATCAAGTTTGTCAAAACTTTTTCCTTAAAACTCTACAAATTTCGAGTAAAAAGGTACTTACAGCACTGGATAAAAGTTCTGCACATGGAGTCGTTAAGCCAGATCAAAGGGGCAAGAAATCACCACcgcaaaaaaaatctgaagcaACCAAAGACATAATAAGATctcacattaaaaaattacccttaATTTCTTCACATTACTGTAGAAGCACAACAAAGAGGGAATATCTCCCTACAGGATTAtctaaaaatagaatatatttagattataaagaTTATTGTGCAGAGCTTGGAGTAGTACCAGAAAAAGCTAGCTTTTATAAGCATATTTTTACCTCGGAGTTCAATATTGGTTTCCATCGGCCTAAAAAAGATCAATGTGATTATTGTGCCGAGTTTACAAACAAAAATGATGAGGAAAAGATAAAAATGCAAGACAGTATGGATGCACACTTGGCCCGAAAAACAGAGGCTAGAGAAGCAAAACAAATCGACAAAAATCGTGCAAAACTTGACAagagttttttgtgttttgccgTAGATATGGAGAAAATTCTTTTAACGCCTTCATTACAAGTAGGAAAGTTATACTATACCCAAAAACTAAAGATATTTAACTTTACCGTATATAATTTGGGGACTGCACAAGCTGAAAATTTTATGTGGCATGAGGGGGTTGGCACCAAAGGTTCGTCAGAGATTGCAACCTGTTTGTGGAAACTTTTAAATGGCTATAGCCCTGAAGTAAAAGAAGTTACATTCTATGCTGACACAGCATCGGGACAAAACCATAACTGCATTAATGCTGCCATGTTTTTACGAGCTGTACATTTGCTTCcgattgaaattattaaccaaaaatttatggAGTCAGGACACTCTGAAATGGAATGTGACAGCGTTCATTCTGCCATTGAAAACCGtggtaataaaatcgatatttacACCCCAGAGGGTTGGTACACAGTAGCTCGAACTGCAAAAACTAAGCAACCATTTTACAATGTTACTGAAATGAACTATtcagatttcttaaattttaaatctttttccaAATCCGCaatattaaacaaacaaaaatgtacAGATGGAAGTAATTTGaattggttaaaaataaaatggattcAATATAGGAAAGAAGAAcctaacaaaattttctttaaaaaacgtCTTGATGATTCTGAATTTCGTTCCATAGAAGTTAAAAAGGCATCTTTAAGAAATGGCGTATCTTATCTAAATGCAGTTATACCTAATTTGTATACAACTAGTATACCAATTGAAAAACGAAAATTAACGGGCTTGCGTAAGTTATGCGAATCTGACTCCATAAAGTCTGCTTATCACGGATTTTATGAGGGACTAAGAACCACTGATGAGGATCAAGTTGAATCCGAGAACGACGAAAACtga